A stretch of Ammospiza caudacuta isolate bAmmCau1 chromosome 18, bAmmCau1.pri, whole genome shotgun sequence DNA encodes these proteins:
- the TBX1 gene encoding T-box transcription factor TBX1 isoform X2, whose protein sequence is MHFSTVTRDMEAFTANSLSSLNASGGYHLSPSPGDPYGQHEPPHYEPCTAQQHPHPPPQPQHGYPFGGAAAAAAGTNPPAPGPEQPEGAGGAAAGPAAVSGCSAGAAAAAKAPVKKNPKVANVSVQLEMKALWDEFNQLGTEMIVTKAGRRMFPTFQVKIFGMDPMADYMLLMDFVPVDDKRYRYAFHSSSWLVAGKADPATPGRVHYHPDSPAKGAQWMKQIVSFDKLKLTNNLLDDNGHIILNSMHRYQPRFHVVYVDPRKDSEKYAEENFKTFVFEETRFTAVTAYQNHRITQLKIASNPFAKGFRDCDPEDWPRNHRPGPLPLMSAFARSRNPVSSPAHQNGTEKDAAESRREFEREAGGTALHQAEAAHQQLMSRVLSPALPGGGGGLVPLAGAGGGRPSPPHHELRLEPAASEPLHHHPYKYPPAAAAAYDHYLGAKSRPAPYPLPSIRGHSYHHHHHHHMNAAAAAAAAANMYSPAGAPAGYDYGPR, encoded by the exons ATGCACTTCAGCACCGTCACCAGGGACATGGAAG CTTTCACGGCCAAcagcctgagcagcctgaaCGCCTCCGGGGGGTACCACCTCTCCCCCTCCCCGGGGGACCCGTACGGACAGCATGAGCCGCCGCACTACGAGCCCTGCACGGCTCAGCAGCACCCACACCCgccgccccagccccagcacggctACCCTTtcggcggggcggcggcggcggcggccgggacCAACCCGCCGGCCCCAGGCCCCGAGCAGCCCGAGGGCGCCGGTGGAGCCGCTGCGGGGCCGGCCGCAGTCTCGGGCTGCTCTGCGGGGGCGGCCGCCGCGGCCAAGGCGCCGGTGAAGAAGAACCCGAAAGTGGCCAACGTGAGCGTCCAACTAGAGATGAAGGCGTTGTGGGACGAGTTCAACCAGCTGGGCACCGAGATGATCGTCACCAAGGCAGGCAG GCGCATGTTCCCCACCTTCCAGGTGAAGATATTTGGGATGGACCCTATGGCTGACTACATGCTCCTCATGGATTTCGTCCCGGTGGATGACAAGCGCTACCG GTACGCCttccacagctcctcctggctgGTGGCTGGCAAAGCCGACCCCGCCACCCCCGGGAGAGTCCATTACCACCCGGACTCCCCGGCCAAAGGGGCGCAGTGGATGAAGCAGATCGTTTCCTTCGATAAGCTCAAGCTGACCAACAATTTGCTGGATGACAACGGGCAT ATCATTTTGAACTCCATGCACAGATACCAGCCGCGTTTTCACGTGGTCTACGTGGACCCCCGGAAAGACAGTGAGAAGTACGCGGAGGAGAACTTCAAAACTTTCGTCTTCGAGGAGACGCGCTTCACGGCAGTGACCGCCTACCAGAACCACCGG ATCACGCAGTTGAAGATTGCAAGCAACCCTTTTGCCAAGGGATTCAGAGACTGTGACCCTGAGGACTG GCCCAGGAACCACAGGCCAGGGCCTCTTCCTCTCATGAGCGCTTTTGCCAGATCCCGGAATCCAGTCTCTTCCCCAGCCCACCAGAACGGGACAGAGAAAG ATGCAGCCGAGAGCCGGCGGGAGTTCGAGCGGGAGGCCGGCGGGACGGCGCTGCACCAGGCCGAGGCCGCGCACCAGCAGCTCATGTCCCGCGTGCTCAGCCCGGCGCTgccgggcggaggcggcgggcTGGTGCCGCtggccggggcgggcggcggccggCCCAGCCCGCCGCACCACGAACTGCGCCTGGAGCCCGCCGCGTCCGAGCCGCTGCACCACCATCCCTACAAGTACCCgccggcggcggccgccgccTACGACCACTACCTGGGGGCGAAGAGCCGGCCCGCCCCCTACCCCCTCCCCAGCATCCGCGGGCACAGCTACCACCACCATCATCACCACCACATGAAcgcggcggctgcggcggcggcggccgccaACATGTACTCGCCGGCCGGGGCACCCGCCGGCTACGACTACGGGCCCCGGTAA
- the TBX1 gene encoding T-box transcription factor TBX1 isoform X1 — protein sequence MDENSPLSPKANAFSIASLISVAAAEQAGKGELEERRGGRSAPARPGCRPQKMHFSTVTRDMEAISSPWLTQLSHFCDVAAFTANSLSSLNASGGYHLSPSPGDPYGQHEPPHYEPCTAQQHPHPPPQPQHGYPFGGAAAAAAGTNPPAPGPEQPEGAGGAAAGPAAVSGCSAGAAAAAKAPVKKNPKVANVSVQLEMKALWDEFNQLGTEMIVTKAGRRMFPTFQVKIFGMDPMADYMLLMDFVPVDDKRYRYAFHSSSWLVAGKADPATPGRVHYHPDSPAKGAQWMKQIVSFDKLKLTNNLLDDNGHIILNSMHRYQPRFHVVYVDPRKDSEKYAEENFKTFVFEETRFTAVTAYQNHRITQLKIASNPFAKGFRDCDPEDWPRNHRPGPLPLMSAFARSRNPVSSPAHQNGTEKDAAESRREFEREAGGTALHQAEAAHQQLMSRVLSPALPGGGGGLVPLAGAGGGRPSPPHHELRLEPAASEPLHHHPYKYPPAAAAAYDHYLGAKSRPAPYPLPSIRGHSYHHHHHHHMNAAAAAAAAANMYSPAGAPAGYDYGPR from the exons ATGGACGAAAACAGCCCTCTGTCTCCCAAGGCAAATGCTTTCAGTATCGCCTCTCTGATTTCAGTCGCCGCCGCCGAGcaagcagggaaaggagagctgGAGGAGCGCCGCGGCGGCCGCAgcgcgcccgcccgccccggctgCCGCCCTCAGAAGATGCACTTCAGCACCGTCACCAGGGACATGGAAG CTATCTCCAGCCCCTGGCTCACCCAGCTGTCCCATTTTTGCGATGTTGCAGCTTTCACGGCCAAcagcctgagcagcctgaaCGCCTCCGGGGGGTACCACCTCTCCCCCTCCCCGGGGGACCCGTACGGACAGCATGAGCCGCCGCACTACGAGCCCTGCACGGCTCAGCAGCACCCACACCCgccgccccagccccagcacggctACCCTTtcggcggggcggcggcggcggcggccgggacCAACCCGCCGGCCCCAGGCCCCGAGCAGCCCGAGGGCGCCGGTGGAGCCGCTGCGGGGCCGGCCGCAGTCTCGGGCTGCTCTGCGGGGGCGGCCGCCGCGGCCAAGGCGCCGGTGAAGAAGAACCCGAAAGTGGCCAACGTGAGCGTCCAACTAGAGATGAAGGCGTTGTGGGACGAGTTCAACCAGCTGGGCACCGAGATGATCGTCACCAAGGCAGGCAG GCGCATGTTCCCCACCTTCCAGGTGAAGATATTTGGGATGGACCCTATGGCTGACTACATGCTCCTCATGGATTTCGTCCCGGTGGATGACAAGCGCTACCG GTACGCCttccacagctcctcctggctgGTGGCTGGCAAAGCCGACCCCGCCACCCCCGGGAGAGTCCATTACCACCCGGACTCCCCGGCCAAAGGGGCGCAGTGGATGAAGCAGATCGTTTCCTTCGATAAGCTCAAGCTGACCAACAATTTGCTGGATGACAACGGGCAT ATCATTTTGAACTCCATGCACAGATACCAGCCGCGTTTTCACGTGGTCTACGTGGACCCCCGGAAAGACAGTGAGAAGTACGCGGAGGAGAACTTCAAAACTTTCGTCTTCGAGGAGACGCGCTTCACGGCAGTGACCGCCTACCAGAACCACCGG ATCACGCAGTTGAAGATTGCAAGCAACCCTTTTGCCAAGGGATTCAGAGACTGTGACCCTGAGGACTG GCCCAGGAACCACAGGCCAGGGCCTCTTCCTCTCATGAGCGCTTTTGCCAGATCCCGGAATCCAGTCTCTTCCCCAGCCCACCAGAACGGGACAGAGAAAG ATGCAGCCGAGAGCCGGCGGGAGTTCGAGCGGGAGGCCGGCGGGACGGCGCTGCACCAGGCCGAGGCCGCGCACCAGCAGCTCATGTCCCGCGTGCTCAGCCCGGCGCTgccgggcggaggcggcgggcTGGTGCCGCtggccggggcgggcggcggccggCCCAGCCCGCCGCACCACGAACTGCGCCTGGAGCCCGCCGCGTCCGAGCCGCTGCACCACCATCCCTACAAGTACCCgccggcggcggccgccgccTACGACCACTACCTGGGGGCGAAGAGCCGGCCCGCCCCCTACCCCCTCCCCAGCATCCGCGGGCACAGCTACCACCACCATCATCACCACCACATGAAcgcggcggctgcggcggcggcggccgccaACATGTACTCGCCGGCCGGGGCACCCGCCGGCTACGACTACGGGCCCCGGTAA